In Desulfosediminicola ganghwensis, a single window of DNA contains:
- a CDS encoding GNAT family N-acetyltransferase, with amino-acid sequence MNEHHSEPGYIWRSFDELTTTQLYSLLKLRQEVFVVEQDCAYLDADGLDQHSMHLLVYDENEKELIGYLRLIEPEIKYAEPAIGRLVTAEKIRGTGIARQMMREAIDQARDTFPGRVIRISAQLYLEKFYTSLGFTLASDPYDEDGIPHVEMHHGGKL; translated from the coding sequence ATGAACGAACATCACAGTGAGCCAGGCTACATCTGGCGTTCTTTTGACGAACTGACAACCACCCAGCTCTACAGCCTGCTCAAGCTACGGCAGGAAGTTTTTGTAGTAGAACAGGATTGCGCCTATCTTGACGCAGACGGCCTTGATCAGCATTCCATGCATTTGCTTGTCTACGATGAGAACGAAAAAGAGTTGATCGGTTACCTCAGGCTGATCGAGCCTGAAATAAAATATGCCGAACCTGCCATCGGCCGGCTTGTAACTGCCGAGAAAATACGGGGTACAGGCATTGCCAGGCAGATGATGCGAGAAGCTATCGATCAGGCCCGGGACACATTCCCCGGACGCGTAATTCGCATCTCTGCTCAATTATATCTTGAGAAATTCTACACTAGCCTTGGTTTTACTCTTGCCTCAGATCCATACGACGAAGATGGTATTCCCCATGTGGAGATGCACCATGGTGGCAAACTATAA